From Tachypleus tridentatus isolate NWPU-2018 chromosome 8, ASM421037v1, whole genome shotgun sequence, a single genomic window includes:
- the LOC143224037 gene encoding protein FAM200C-like has translation MSKKRKWNDEYVKFGFTCTTEKDGTQRPQCILCSTLFSNANLKPSKLDEHFKNKYGGRDAGNDIVTLRVKRARFDQVGTLPTYGFSPTEKPLLRASYEVAYQIAKSKKPHTIGEELIKPCALEMAKIVLGKEAEKKLQQVSLSNDVIHNRIIDMSVDILEQVVADIKASPVKISLQVDESTDTTAQAIDVLNKIQEFFSRNELHLDKIGSICTDGAPAMLGNRSGFAALMRKEVPNLKITHCFLHRHSLAAKTLPPDLKKTLDICVKVVNFIRSRALNHRLFQSLCEEMGQEHTVLLYHTEVRWLSCGRVLFRVFELRGEIHQFFRERVQELAIYFKEPSFVQMLAYLADVFLALNELNLSLQGRGLNIVTASAKLAAFKEKLVLWIKRVKMGNLANFPCLEETVTENSTLHPDFVAKVVEHMQMLRTSFEGYFSCGELQTYDNWILNPFMQNLEDVSGIKEDLIDLRHNREIQMEFTNSQLEHFWASQLEAYPALAKKALEVLVEDENDNGWKMDFRE, from the exons ATGTCGAAGAAACGAAAGTGGAATGACGAATATGTCAAGTTTGGTTTCACCTGTACTACAGAGAAGGATGGGACACAACGTCCACAGTGTATCCTGTGCAGCACACTCTTCTCCAATGCGAACTTGAAGCCATCAAAGCTTGATgaacatttcaagaacaaatatGGTGGCAGGGATGCAGGAAATGACATTGTGACATTAAGGGTCAAAAGAGctaggtttgatcaggttggcacATTGCCGACTTATGGATTTTCGCCAACAGAGAAACCTTTACTGCGTGCTTCTTATGAAGTTGCATACCAGATtgctaaatcaaagaaaccccaTACAATTGGTGAGGAACTGATCAAGCCATGTGCCCTTGAAATGGCAAAGATTGTTCTCGGCAAGGAAGCTGAGAAGAAACTCCAACAAGTGTCTTTGTCAAATGATGTAATCCATAACCGAATCATCGACATGAGTGTTGACATCCTGGAACAAGTTGTAGCTGACATCAAGGCTAGTCCAGTTAAGATTAGCCTACaagtggatgaatcaacagat ACAACTGCACAAGCTATAGATGtgcttaacaaaatacaagaatttttctcaAGAAACGAACTTCACCTTGACAAAATTGGTTCAATATGTACAGATGGTGCACCAGCAATGCTGGGCAATCGTTCTGGGTTTGCTGCATTAATGAGGAAAGAAGTTCCTAATCTGAAAATCACTCACTGCTTTCTTCATCGTCACTCTCTTGCAGCAAAGACATTGCCCCCAGATCTCAAGAAAACTCTGGATATTTGTGTCAAGGTTGTAAACTTTATTCGCAGCCGAGCTTTGAATCATCGATTGTTTCAGTCACTTTGTGAGGAAATGGGTCAGGAACACACTGTTCTTTTGTACCACACTGAAGTGAGGTGGTTGTCATGTGGTCGTGTGCTGTTTCGTGTGTTTGAACTGAGAGGAGAAATTCATCAGTTTTTCCGTGAAAGGGTACAAGAACtggctatatatttcaaagaacctaGTTTTGTTCAGATGCTTGCCTATTTGGCTGATGTGTTTTTAGCTCTCAATGAACTCAATCTCTCTCTGCAAGGAAGGGGACTCAACATTGTGACTGCAAGCGCGAAATTGGCTgcattcaaagaaaaacttgtctTGTGGATAAAGCGTGTGAAGATGGGGAATTTGGCAAATTTCCCCTGCCTGGAAGAGACAGTCACAGAAAATTCTACCCTGCatccagactttgttgcaaaagttgTTGAACATATGCAGATGCTGCGTACTTCATTTGAGGGTTACTTCTCGTGTGGAGAGCTGCAAACCTATGACAACTGGATCCTGAATCCTTTCATGCAGAATTTGGAAGATGTCAGCGGCATCAAGGAAGATCTCATCGACCTTAGACACAATCGTGAAATCCAAATGGAGTTCACCAATAGTCAGCTGGAACACTTCTGGGCTTCTCAGCTGGAAGCATACCCTGCATTAGCGAAGAAAGCTCTTGAAGTGCTG GTAGAAGACGAAAATGATAATGGATGGAAGATGGATTTCAGGGAATGA